In the Rhizobium sp. SSA_523 genome, TCAGCATGGCCGGCTGTGCGAGGGCCTGGCCGACGGCCGAGAGGAAAGCGGGGTGATTGCCGTCGACGCCCCCGGCCTCCGCCACCGCATGGCTGAGGATGGAATGCTTGGAGAGGATATCGAAGATCTCCCCGGTCATGAAGGTCGAGAAGGCGGTGACGGTGCCGTCCTCCACCCGCACCCATTTGGAATGCGTTCCCGGCATGCAGACGAGATGGTCGCCGGCATCGGCCGTCGATGCGGCACGCGCAGCACCCAGAAGCTGCGTTTCCTCGCCGCGCATGACATCCGGCGTCTCCTTGAGGCGCGCGGCAATGCCCGGCAGGATGCGGATGTCCCGCCGCGGATGCGATACGGTGACCGCACCGCCCGTCACGGCCGCTAGCGGCGCCGGCACATCCACATACCCGGCCTCGACCCAGCCCTGGCGGGCGCCGGCCATGCCGCAGATGATCACCGGCAGATCGGCCGGAGCCGAAAGCGCCGTCAGATGGCTCTCCAGAACCTCG is a window encoding:
- a CDS encoding 2-dehydro-3-deoxygalactonokinase: MDQAAYVAVDWGTSSFRLWLMSADHQVLAERRSGEGMTVASARGFPEVLESHLTALSAPADLPVIICGMAGARQGWVEAGYVDVPAPLAAVTGGAVTVSHPRRDIRILPGIAARLKETPDVMRGEETQLLGAARAASTADAGDHLVCMPGTHSKWVRVEDGTVTAFSTFMTGEIFDILSKHSILSHAVAEAGGVDGNHPAFLSAVGQALAQPAMLTNLLFTVRSGQLLHGLDATSAAARLSGLLIGAEIAGGLSLSRAKIGSDGQGTVQLVASGRLQTLYEAALSACGMRFETIDADVAVRRGLSVAAETLILSHKGHHA